The following are encoded in a window of Solidesulfovibrio magneticus RS-1 genomic DNA:
- a CDS encoding ABC transporter substrate-binding protein, which produces MLALVLALFGVAEAQDHSPVVLGMTAGFSGPTRSMAVELYRGALACLESRSVLSAPGLRKVVLQAADDGYEPGPAIENTVRFLTRDKALALFSQLGTPTVSRVLPVLRAYADQGARLFFPVTGLEASRTAPYVRYVYNLRASYRQEIDALVGAFVARGATRVAICHQADAFGRSGWDGARRALSRRNLPLCGEATFARIATVADDMAAQAKVLSACNPQAILLVGPAPACAAAIRDFRQAGLDAAIGVVSFAGGELLLRQLAAEGARLGVDLEHDVLFSQVVPDWRDDTLPAAHDYRQALADLGDRQPPPGGWDTPASQAGSSVGFEGYLNARLFLAVLDAMADPDDRQGLDAAAAAIDQIDIGIGRPVTLTGPNHQALDMVYLNTAKDGRLVPLTASLAVAETED; this is translated from the coding sequence ACCACAGCCCGGTCGTCCTGGGCATGACGGCCGGGTTCTCCGGTCCGACCCGGTCCATGGCTGTGGAACTCTACCGGGGGGCGCTGGCCTGCCTGGAAAGCCGCAGCGTCCTGTCCGCGCCCGGGCTGCGCAAGGTCGTCCTCCAGGCTGCCGACGACGGCTACGAACCCGGGCCGGCCATCGAAAACACCGTGCGTTTCCTCACCCGCGACAAAGCCCTGGCCCTTTTTTCCCAGCTCGGCACGCCCACGGTCAGCCGGGTGCTGCCGGTGCTTCGGGCCTACGCCGACCAGGGGGCACGGCTGTTTTTCCCGGTCACGGGGCTGGAAGCCTCGCGCACGGCGCCCTACGTGCGCTATGTCTACAACCTGCGGGCCAGCTACCGCCAGGAGATCGACGCCCTGGTCGGGGCCTTCGTCGCCAGGGGGGCCACCCGGGTAGCCATCTGCCATCAGGCCGACGCCTTTGGCCGCAGCGGTTGGGACGGGGCGAGGCGGGCGCTTTCCCGGCGCAACCTCCCCCTTTGCGGCGAGGCCACCTTTGCCCGGATCGCCACGGTGGCCGACGACATGGCCGCCCAGGCCAAGGTGCTCTCCGCCTGCAACCCCCAGGCGATCCTGCTGGTCGGCCCGGCCCCGGCCTGCGCCGCCGCCATTCGCGATTTTCGCCAGGCCGGCCTCGACGCCGCCATCGGCGTGGTGTCCTTTGCCGGCGGCGAACTGCTGCTGCGCCAATTGGCCGCCGAGGGCGCGCGTTTGGGCGTCGATCTGGAGCACGACGTCCTTTTTTCCCAGGTCGTGCCGGACTGGCGCGACGATACCCTGCCGGCGGCCCATGATTACCGCCAGGCCCTGGCCGATCTGGGCGACCGCCAGCCGCCGCCCGGCGGCTGGGACACGCCGGCCTCCCAAGCCGGCAGTTCCGTGGGGTTCGAGGGCTATCTCAACGCCCGTCTGTTCCTGGCGGTCCTTGACGCCATGGCCGACCCCGACGACCGCCAGGGCCTGGACGCGGCGGCCGCCGCCATCGATCAGATCGACATCGGCATCGGCCGGCCCGTCACATTGACCGGCCCCAACCATCAGGCTCTGGACATGGTCTACCTCAATACCGCCAAGGACGGCCGGCTCGTGCCCTTGACCGCCAGCCTGGCCGTCGCCGAGACCGAGGACTAG